From the Teredinibacter turnerae T7901 genome, one window contains:
- a CDS encoding flagellin: MPLVINTNVAALNSQRQLVKSGNDMSQAMERLASGKRINNARDDAAGLAISNRQTSQIRGLDQAIRNANDGVSLIQTAEGALDEVTNILQRMRELSIQSANGIYSDLDRSTLDAEVQQLKEEVDRIASSTTFNGQPLLDGSLSDVSLQVGSEAYQTIDLSIQGFSASALGNNSGDYVGEALTAATPAQALGLIQTIAANVLEVNDVAISSLTAATSVNDALEILNSDLDGKGAEVSTLVSVVADTAGNGVLPTGTNFSFSLVDGDGNSQDYIITDTSSMDDLVARINEGTAVTAKLNSDGKLVLTAENATQITITTDQSSATGGIATTSFSWVFTDTSNENRGVKIEAGTAMTATIQEGLGLNMQDDNENWIGTAVTATAAINAGDLVINDVAIGAIEAGSDAAAQVDLTIAAINELSNETGVVAYEVTTTQIGLRAADQSPIQIRYGDGAVNANVETITGFQEMNAAEGTGSIAGIEIDTARGAQAAIDIIDTALEQINSTRSDLGAINNRLDFTMSNLANISEKTSAARSRIVDADFASETSKLSRSQVLQQASQAMLAQANAQPQQVLQLLQG, translated from the coding sequence ATGCCTTTAGTTATTAACACAAACGTTGCCGCGTTAAATTCTCAAAGGCAACTTGTTAAATCTGGCAACGACATGTCGCAGGCTATGGAGCGTTTGGCTTCGGGAAAACGTATTAACAATGCCCGCGACGATGCCGCTGGCCTTGCAATTTCCAATCGACAGACTTCCCAGATTCGCGGTCTCGATCAGGCGATTCGCAACGCTAATGATGGGGTATCCTTAATTCAGACTGCTGAAGGCGCACTGGATGAGGTCACCAATATTTTGCAGCGTATGCGTGAACTCTCGATTCAGTCTGCTAACGGAATTTATTCCGATCTGGACCGCTCCACACTGGACGCGGAAGTGCAGCAACTGAAAGAGGAAGTCGATCGTATTGCCAGTTCAACCACCTTTAATGGTCAACCTTTGCTGGACGGTAGCTTGAGCGACGTTTCTTTACAGGTAGGCTCAGAGGCCTATCAGACTATCGATCTGTCCATTCAAGGGTTTAGCGCAAGCGCATTGGGTAACAATTCTGGCGATTATGTTGGCGAAGCGTTAACGGCGGCAACACCGGCTCAGGCACTGGGTTTAATTCAAACAATTGCGGCTAACGTGCTAGAAGTAAACGATGTGGCAATTAGTAGCCTCACGGCGGCAACTTCTGTTAACGACGCGCTTGAAATTCTAAATAGCGATTTGGATGGCAAGGGTGCTGAAGTAAGTACGCTGGTTTCTGTAGTTGCAGACACGGCCGGTAATGGCGTGTTGCCCACCGGCACCAATTTTTCGTTTAGTTTGGTGGACGGCGACGGCAACAGTCAGGATTATATTATTACCGATACCTCATCAATGGACGACTTAGTTGCGCGCATTAACGAAGGTACAGCGGTTACCGCGAAACTTAATTCCGATGGGAAATTGGTCTTAACCGCGGAAAATGCAACGCAGATAACGATTACCACTGATCAGTCGTCTGCTACAGGTGGTATCGCAACTACCAGTTTTTCCTGGGTGTTCACCGATACCAGCAATGAAAACCGCGGCGTAAAAATTGAGGCCGGTACAGCCATGACGGCGACCATCCAAGAGGGTCTGGGTCTCAATATGCAGGATGACAACGAAAACTGGATTGGTACTGCGGTAACCGCAACCGCTGCGATCAATGCTGGCGACCTTGTTATCAATGATGTCGCGATAGGCGCGATCGAAGCCGGCTCAGATGCGGCCGCGCAAGTTGACCTGACTATCGCGGCGATTAATGAGCTGTCCAATGAAACCGGTGTGGTCGCATACGAAGTAACGACGACACAAATAGGGCTGCGCGCTGCTGATCAGTCGCCGATTCAAATTCGTTACGGCGATGGTGCGGTGAATGCGAACGTGGAAACCATCACTGGATTCCAGGAAATGAATGCGGCGGAGGGAACCGGCTCAATTGCGGGAATTGAAATCGATACAGCGCGGGGAGCGCAAGCAGCGATCGATATTATCGATACGGCTTTAGAGCAAATTAACTCCACCCGCTCGGATTTGGGTGCGATCAATAACCGCCTCGATTTCACCATGAGTAACCTGGCGAATATTTCCGAAAAAACATCCGCCGCTCGCTCGCGGATTGTCGATGCGGATTTCGCTTCTGAAACGTCTAAGTTGAGTCGTTCGCAGGTGCTCCAGCAAGCATCGCAAGCCATGCTGGCTCAGGCCAATGCACAGCCGCAGCAGGTGTTGCAGCTACTACAAGGTTAA
- a CDS encoding S8 family serine peptidase gives MIIINLKRKRAALNFAYIVAGVLLLLSNNSFSSEKWSGSPLEPRYIVKFKTEGDTPHGKGMLPDSMNTLVTAFGAEVKASYPHLGVVSVSASDQVLARLALDPAIEYVEPDNPRQLFSQEVLYNIRDIQANLVSDEGAENVIVCIIDSGYDTSHPDLSDNTASGSPSYTSGDEVAWDEPSNSHGTHIAGVIASTASPQAGVLSGGHIRLRIINAFDNTGWAYSSSVVAAIDSCVSDNRLYSARRRMVVNMSFGGRAPTAFEARMIRYYRDKGAVMVAAAGNDGSSRTSYPAGYDDVISVTAVDRDHRIAPFAQHNPQIELAAPGVGVKSTVLAADGAIGGLLVSTSQRGPQTVDRSVVPLPIIRDPAHINDLTYIEGVFPGTYTLCEMVDGTNHCNDMTGKICFKERTYVNHAGSEATPENISQQEWNDVMACVDANAAGVVIYSNEANPALQTPLLFDPLGRLNVPVLSMDRIDNKNIPYFFGKEGSVYVESDNHATLSGTSIAAAHVTGAIAMLWANYPGCTGGQLRLALDASTFDLGEPGKDTSYGHGLIRISRAMDYIEQHGGCERFLEPGVPLQGLSAFKGGEMIFWTNIPPTADYLDFKVIGDDVENLTIRAEFKVIPVLKKRAYCAYGLPDVENESTCRISGEEIWQGKWYFLVRANEDVENLQVVADLVLKQNPEHYYENKQNYRIPDGGCYHEELDVPMVVDYTGEASDVEVKVRIKHRTPEEIKISLAPPFGEEVVLREFDWSGTAFAKNISDTYKLAFPGFNSEGVWRLKVCFGSDTSVGILDDWSIAFY, from the coding sequence GTGATAATAATTAATCTAAAAAGAAAACGCGCCGCGCTTAACTTCGCATATATAGTAGCCGGAGTTTTGTTACTGCTATCAAACAATTCATTCTCGTCTGAAAAGTGGTCGGGCTCGCCGCTCGAACCGCGCTACATTGTTAAATTCAAAACCGAGGGGGATACTCCCCACGGTAAAGGCATGTTGCCCGACAGTATGAATACTCTTGTGACAGCGTTTGGTGCGGAAGTTAAGGCGTCCTATCCACATCTTGGGGTTGTTTCCGTGTCAGCCAGTGATCAAGTGCTCGCGCGCCTGGCTTTGGACCCGGCGATTGAATATGTTGAGCCGGATAATCCCAGGCAGCTTTTTAGCCAGGAGGTGTTGTACAACATCAGGGATATTCAAGCGAATCTGGTCAGTGATGAAGGTGCGGAGAACGTAATTGTTTGCATCATTGATTCCGGTTACGACACATCACACCCAGACCTTAGCGATAACACGGCTTCCGGCTCCCCGTCGTATACCAGTGGAGATGAAGTTGCGTGGGACGAACCATCCAACTCCCATGGCACCCATATCGCTGGGGTTATTGCTTCAACAGCGTCTCCACAGGCGGGCGTGCTCTCCGGAGGGCATATCAGGCTTCGAATTATTAATGCGTTTGACAATACTGGGTGGGCGTATAGCTCATCAGTCGTGGCTGCTATAGATTCCTGTGTTTCAGATAACAGGCTGTACAGTGCGAGGCGTCGAATGGTGGTGAATATGTCATTTGGCGGGCGCGCGCCCACAGCTTTTGAAGCGCGTATGATTCGATACTACCGCGATAAAGGCGCGGTGATGGTTGCTGCGGCAGGCAATGACGGGAGCTCCCGCACGTCCTACCCCGCAGGCTATGATGACGTTATATCCGTCACCGCAGTCGATAGAGATCATCGCATCGCCCCGTTCGCGCAACACAATCCACAAATTGAGCTTGCAGCTCCGGGCGTAGGCGTTAAATCAACGGTGCTTGCCGCCGATGGTGCTATCGGGGGTTTGTTGGTGAGTACGAGTCAGAGAGGCCCGCAAACAGTAGATCGGTCGGTTGTACCACTGCCCATTATTCGAGACCCCGCACACATTAATGATTTAACGTATATTGAGGGCGTATTTCCCGGAACCTATACGCTTTGTGAAATGGTAGACGGTACTAACCATTGTAACGATATGACGGGAAAAATTTGCTTTAAAGAACGAACCTATGTCAATCATGCAGGTAGTGAAGCGACACCGGAAAATATTAGCCAGCAGGAATGGAACGATGTGATGGCGTGTGTCGATGCGAATGCGGCTGGCGTTGTGATTTATTCGAACGAAGCCAACCCGGCGTTGCAAACCCCGTTGCTGTTCGATCCTTTGGGAAGGCTCAACGTTCCCGTTTTAAGCATGGATAGAATCGACAACAAAAATATACCCTATTTCTTTGGCAAGGAGGGGTCGGTTTATGTTGAATCGGATAATCATGCCACATTGAGTGGAACTTCGATTGCAGCGGCCCATGTAACTGGGGCCATTGCTATGTTGTGGGCAAACTATCCCGGTTGTACCGGCGGTCAATTACGTCTCGCTTTGGATGCATCGACTTTCGATTTAGGTGAACCAGGCAAAGATACGAGCTACGGACATGGACTTATTCGCATATCGCGCGCTATGGACTATATCGAGCAACACGGCGGCTGCGAACGCTTTTTGGAACCGGGTGTTCCGCTTCAGGGGCTGAGCGCGTTTAAAGGTGGGGAAATGATATTTTGGACAAACATACCGCCTACCGCAGATTATTTGGATTTTAAAGTTATTGGGGATGACGTCGAAAATCTAACGATACGCGCTGAATTTAAAGTTATTCCTGTTCTTAAAAAACGTGCTTATTGCGCCTATGGTTTACCTGACGTAGAAAACGAGAGTACCTGTCGTATTTCCGGGGAAGAGATTTGGCAGGGCAAGTGGTATTTTCTTGTGCGCGCCAATGAGGACGTCGAGAACCTCCAAGTTGTCGCAGACTTAGTGCTCAAACAAAACCCTGAACATTATTACGAGAATAAACAAAATTATCGTATTCCTGATGGTGGTTGTTATCACGAGGAGCTTGATGTTCCCATGGTGGTTGACTACACCGGTGAAGCGTCAGATGTTGAGGTAAAAGTCAGAATTAAACATCGAACACCCGAAGAAATTAAAATTTCGCTCGCACCGCCTTTTGGTGAAGAGGTAGTGCTTCGTGAATTTGATTGGAGCGGAACCGCGTTCGCTAAGAATATATCTGACACCTACAAGCTCGCATTTCCCGGGTTTAATAGTGAAGGTGTTTGGCGTCTTAAAGTGTGTTTTGGATCGGATACCTCTGTTGGTATTTTAGACGACTGGAGCATCGCCTTTTACTAG
- a CDS encoding GFA family protein produces the protein MEKKIEGSCLCGNVKISSDGEPQMTAVCHCKSCQKQTGTAFSIVVGVAEHSLQVEGVEFLGEFAGQGDSGSKVSRKFCKNCGSPVFSVLEAFPGAAFIKAGTLEDTSWLAPNMHMWCDASQPWISFPEDIPCFAKNPVSE, from the coding sequence ATGGAAAAGAAAATCGAAGGCTCTTGCCTGTGTGGCAATGTTAAAATTTCCAGTGACGGTGAGCCACAAATGACGGCAGTTTGCCATTGTAAAAGCTGTCAAAAGCAAACCGGGACAGCTTTCTCCATTGTTGTCGGAGTTGCAGAACATTCGCTGCAGGTAGAGGGCGTGGAGTTCTTAGGCGAGTTCGCTGGCCAAGGGGATTCAGGTTCAAAAGTCTCCCGCAAATTCTGCAAAAATTGTGGTTCACCGGTTTTTTCTGTACTTGAAGCATTTCCCGGTGCCGCATTTATTAAAGCAGGCACTCTGGAAGATACATCCTGGTTAGCCCCCAATATGCATATGTGGTGTGATGCTTCGCAACCCTGGATTAGTTTTCCTGAAGATATTCCATGCTTTGCAAAGAATCCAGTGAGCGAATAG
- a CDS encoding SDR family oxidoreductase, whose product MNEQTILIIGKYGKTGARVEASLQRQGYNTRGVSRSTQPAFDWLDENTWASALAGVTSAYVTFQPDLAVPGADEIMRNFVTAAKRAGVAHLVLLSGRGEPGAQRAEAVIQNSGLTWNVVRASWFAQNFSENFMLEGIQNGALVLPECNTPEPFIDIDDLANVAVAALTQPELQNTLFEVTGPRLLTFAECINEISNATGRNIQYLPVPLDTYIAGMQEMGLPEEYQWLLNELFSEVFDGRNQYIADGVEKALGRPATDFSDYVKKTAASGVWNSADSKSA is encoded by the coding sequence ATGAACGAGCAAACGATCCTGATTATTGGTAAATATGGTAAAACTGGCGCCCGTGTTGAAGCGAGCCTGCAACGCCAGGGGTACAATACGCGCGGTGTATCGCGCTCCACGCAACCCGCGTTCGACTGGCTGGACGAAAACACCTGGGCCAGCGCGCTGGCGGGCGTCACATCGGCTTATGTCACCTTCCAGCCCGACCTGGCCGTGCCCGGCGCCGATGAAATAATGCGTAACTTTGTTACCGCCGCGAAACGCGCTGGCGTGGCGCATCTAGTGTTGCTCTCCGGACGGGGCGAACCCGGCGCGCAGCGGGCAGAAGCGGTGATACAAAATAGTGGGCTTACCTGGAATGTTGTTCGAGCCAGTTGGTTTGCACAAAACTTCAGTGAGAATTTTATGCTCGAAGGCATCCAAAACGGTGCTCTGGTATTACCGGAGTGCAATACACCAGAGCCTTTTATCGACATTGACGACCTCGCTAACGTTGCCGTCGCGGCATTAACCCAACCAGAATTGCAAAACACCCTGTTCGAAGTGACGGGCCCCCGTTTGCTGACATTCGCGGAATGTATCAATGAAATATCGAACGCAACCGGCCGCAATATTCAATATTTGCCCGTACCCCTGGATACGTATATTGCAGGGATGCAGGAGATGGGCTTACCGGAAGAGTACCAATGGTTGCTAAACGAGCTATTCAGCGAAGTATTTGATGGTCGCAACCAATATATCGCGGATGGGGTGGAAAAAGCCCTTGGCCGCCCAGCAACAGATTTTAGTGACTATGTTAAAAAAACTGCCGCCAGCGGAGTTTGGAATTCAGCTGACAGTAAATCCGCCTAA
- a CDS encoding AraC family transcriptional regulator: MIANGAFPRISDPLGEILYQLRMDGSLYAQSYLSAPWGVEMPELPGKMMFHIITQGQCWLHVEGGEPVLLRQGSLVLVPHGRGHRVMDAPGSPVAKLFDLPIRRITDRYEELHYGGGGASTHLTCCVMSFDPLTGRQLIPHLPDYLHIDSWDTDVDSWLQTTLRFIAREAREQKPGGQTIIANLADILVIQAIRAWLDATEETSAGWLAALRDKYIGSALAAIHREPERNWTVDTLAREVGLSRSGFSARFSELVGESAKRYITHWRMQLARSKLLDSGISMGELADQLGYHSEAAFCRAFKRVIGVSPGSIKKSALSLL; encoded by the coding sequence GTGATCGCAAACGGCGCTTTCCCGCGAATAAGCGACCCCTTGGGGGAGATTTTGTACCAACTCCGTATGGATGGCAGTCTCTATGCGCAGTCTTACCTCAGCGCGCCATGGGGCGTTGAGATGCCGGAACTACCAGGCAAGATGATGTTTCACATCATTACCCAAGGTCAGTGCTGGCTGCACGTGGAAGGAGGTGAGCCCGTGTTACTGCGCCAAGGGAGCTTGGTGCTGGTGCCCCACGGACGCGGTCATCGAGTGATGGATGCGCCTGGCTCGCCGGTGGCGAAGCTGTTCGATCTTCCTATCCGACGAATTACTGACCGTTATGAAGAGCTGCACTACGGTGGTGGCGGAGCCTCGACCCATCTCACCTGTTGTGTCATGAGTTTCGACCCGCTCACGGGCCGACAACTGATCCCCCATTTACCTGACTACCTGCATATCGATAGCTGGGACACAGACGTCGATAGCTGGTTGCAAACCACCTTGCGTTTTATCGCCAGAGAAGCGCGCGAACAAAAGCCTGGCGGGCAAACCATTATTGCGAATCTGGCCGATATTTTAGTGATCCAAGCCATTCGTGCCTGGTTGGATGCTACCGAAGAAACCTCTGCTGGCTGGCTTGCCGCATTGCGTGACAAATACATAGGCAGTGCGTTGGCTGCGATTCATCGGGAACCCGAGCGGAACTGGACGGTGGACACCTTGGCGCGAGAAGTTGGGCTTTCCCGCTCTGGCTTTTCAGCGCGGTTCAGTGAATTGGTGGGTGAATCCGCGAAGCGTTACATTACCCATTGGCGCATGCAGTTAGCGCGCTCGAAACTCCTTGACAGTGGTATAAGTATGGGAGAGTTGGCGGATCAGTTGGGCTACCATTCGGAAGCTGCATTTTGCCGGGCCTTTAAACGGGTGATAGGGGTGTCTCCTGGGAGCATTAAAAAATCGGCACTCTCTCTGTTGTGA
- a CDS encoding TonB-dependent receptor plug domain-containing protein — protein sequence MDRFWAVARRFFDCLCAFSWYIAIAAFTTSYCSAHPFSDANSDDLYAMTLAELIELKVVADIASFSRESELGVGSTVDIITRANFERRGAKTLQQAINAYPGLLESPSFFGNSALAIRGYTSAASDTGINMRLDGVPINSFTLGSRLFDVYALQLGTLDRIEMIRGPGSTLYGADAFHGVLSFRTFAATSDQLALESEISGSAYRQTGMRISRAVSDTWRLNASLAYSGQGDQNEKYFFTDGSGDTASSYRQNHYDGYMGVVRLQSQKDEQLSSEVALYYRGQDLNKFQGVGRLTGPVMFPDDTGEIDTQVGMLTAGFKLKLDNAMTIDIKNYVWRDNFERRSNSFIPDATLAELHGGSRIHLTSAQSADTTQWLVGYEFAYMKVLEARNGSTPEPVEDRLRRVNSAIFQAKTPLLQSRIQLLYGMRYDYYSDASAHFSPRTGVIFNPTKTSAIKLLYGNAFRPPTAAEMSGSSLAGPANGAAEKIDTYELVFMRHSRGYRANLVLFKSIWRDAILLVANTEPSPPLARSNSGENEATGIEVSLNYVGPALRFDAGGSYVRSRDVTDDQEYIAFPETILNIGVGVNLKSVRTRIYLHNRAHFNTYSGPVTVFVDSPERLDDYWRTDLTLTWYSTKQQHEIYLNFQNLLNQENYFPSAASAEGGIADTQFSASLGVRLKY from the coding sequence ATGGATAGATTCTGGGCGGTGGCACGTCGATTTTTTGATTGCCTGTGTGCGTTTAGCTGGTATATCGCCATTGCAGCGTTTACCACCTCGTATTGCTCCGCGCATCCCTTTTCGGACGCCAACTCTGACGATCTCTATGCTATGACTCTCGCCGAGCTTATTGAGCTCAAGGTAGTGGCCGATATCGCCTCGTTTTCACGCGAAAGCGAACTGGGTGTTGGCTCCACGGTAGACATTATTACGCGTGCCAATTTCGAACGGCGTGGAGCAAAAACACTCCAGCAGGCAATCAATGCCTATCCAGGTTTACTGGAATCCCCCAGCTTTTTTGGCAACTCAGCGCTTGCAATTCGAGGCTACACGAGTGCTGCCTCTGACACCGGCATAAATATGCGTTTGGACGGTGTTCCCATCAACAGCTTTACCCTCGGGTCACGCTTGTTCGATGTCTACGCGCTGCAGCTTGGCACCTTAGATAGAATTGAAATGATCCGCGGGCCCGGATCCACCTTGTACGGAGCCGATGCCTTTCACGGTGTACTCTCATTTCGCACTTTTGCCGCCACATCCGACCAGCTGGCGCTTGAGTCTGAAATTAGTGGCAGCGCTTATAGACAGACTGGTATGCGCATCAGTCGCGCTGTTTCGGATACTTGGCGGTTAAATGCCAGCCTGGCTTATTCCGGGCAGGGGGATCAAAATGAAAAATACTTTTTCACCGATGGCTCAGGCGACACAGCAAGTAGTTATCGCCAAAACCATTATGATGGCTATATGGGAGTTGTGCGCCTGCAATCGCAGAAGGACGAGCAATTGTCATCAGAGGTGGCGCTCTATTATCGGGGGCAGGATCTCAACAAGTTCCAGGGTGTTGGTCGGCTAACTGGCCCGGTAATGTTTCCTGATGACACTGGTGAGATAGATACCCAGGTGGGTATGCTCACGGCAGGGTTCAAATTGAAACTCGATAATGCCATGACAATCGATATTAAGAACTACGTCTGGCGAGATAATTTTGAACGGCGTAGCAATTCGTTTATTCCTGACGCGACCCTTGCAGAGTTACATGGGGGCAGTCGTATCCATCTTACCAGCGCGCAAAGTGCCGACACCACCCAGTGGTTGGTGGGCTACGAGTTTGCTTATATGAAAGTGCTGGAGGCAAGAAACGGATCAACACCAGAGCCGGTGGAGGATAGGCTTCGCAGGGTTAACAGTGCTATTTTTCAGGCGAAAACCCCTTTGTTGCAAAGTCGTATCCAACTGCTGTATGGGATGCGGTACGATTACTATTCTGATGCAAGCGCTCATTTCTCGCCACGCACTGGAGTTATATTTAACCCCACTAAAACGTCCGCGATAAAGCTACTTTATGGCAATGCTTTTAGACCGCCAACGGCCGCGGAGATGAGTGGTAGTAGCCTTGCCGGGCCGGCCAATGGGGCAGCGGAAAAAATTGATACCTACGAGCTTGTGTTCATGCGCCATAGTAGGGGGTATCGGGCAAATCTCGTTTTGTTTAAAAGCATCTGGCGGGATGCGATTTTGTTGGTTGCCAACACCGAACCTTCGCCGCCGTTGGCGCGTTCAAATTCCGGCGAAAATGAAGCGACTGGAATTGAGGTGTCGTTGAATTATGTGGGGCCAGCGTTGCGGTTTGATGCTGGCGGCTCTTATGTTCGCAGCCGGGATGTTACGGATGACCAGGAGTACATCGCGTTCCCGGAAACAATTCTGAACATTGGTGTCGGGGTCAATTTAAAAAGCGTACGCACGCGCATCTATTTACACAATCGCGCGCACTTTAATACCTATAGTGGGCCGGTAACGGTTTTTGTCGATAGCCCAGAGCGGTTGGACGACTATTGGCGAACGGATCTCACGCTTACCTGGTACAGCACGAAACAGCAGCACGAAATTTATCTGAATTTTCAGAACCTGCTTAATCAGGAGAACTACTTTCCCTCTGCAGCTTCCGCAGAAGGCGGAATTGCGGATACCCAATTTAGCGCTTCGCTGGGAGTGAGACTGAAATACTGA
- a CDS encoding GGDEF domain-containing protein, which translates to MSFQSGVSKRLNASAFAPQARRATLTIHVIAFAVTVTFSLHHLVFDSLLIGCFATLSALGCSLSTLALFHGKPRAINYYVFFLFQYLALTGTCYLYGLRGIVLIYPITAALFYILTYKHAYFLALIFFVSGMIASINHFPLDMLLRISVALLTSIIISGGFAYVVERQRARLAYDANHDELTRILNRRGFITELEKKIRETAERRQEIGLFFIDLNKFKAINDNFGHHVGDEVLRVFAHRVSGTLRTEISRDQHPTPYYFGRFSGDEFVIAYRLKNKAQATPIGERLLSVCNSPIKIGETTIELKISVGVCFASTTGYDADALIRKADEGMYVAKARNSGSVYICD; encoded by the coding sequence TTGAGTTTTCAAAGCGGTGTTTCGAAAAGGCTCAATGCATCTGCATTTGCGCCACAGGCTCGCAGGGCGACTTTGACGATCCACGTGATTGCGTTTGCCGTCACCGTGACCTTTTCGCTACATCACCTGGTGTTCGACAGCCTGCTGATTGGCTGTTTTGCGACGCTCTCAGCCTTGGGCTGCAGTCTCTCCACTCTCGCCCTGTTTCACGGCAAACCGCGCGCTATCAACTATTACGTGTTCTTCCTATTTCAATACCTGGCGCTCACCGGTACTTGCTACCTGTACGGTCTGCGAGGCATTGTCCTTATTTACCCTATAACCGCGGCGCTGTTTTATATACTCACTTACAAACACGCCTACTTTTTAGCGCTCATATTTTTTGTTAGCGGAATGATTGCCTCCATCAATCATTTCCCGCTGGACATGCTATTGCGTATCAGTGTTGCGCTGCTTACCTCAATTATTATCTCAGGTGGATTCGCTTATGTGGTCGAACGCCAACGAGCGCGCCTGGCATACGATGCGAATCACGATGAGCTAACCCGGATACTCAATCGCAGGGGGTTTATTACCGAACTGGAAAAAAAAATTCGGGAGACCGCGGAGCGTCGACAGGAAATTGGATTGTTCTTTATCGACCTGAATAAGTTTAAGGCGATAAACGACAATTTCGGCCACCACGTTGGCGACGAAGTACTGCGTGTGTTCGCCCACCGGGTTTCCGGCACCTTACGTACGGAAATCAGCCGTGATCAACACCCTACCCCCTATTATTTTGGTCGTTTCTCTGGCGATGAATTCGTTATCGCTTACAGGTTGAAAAATAAAGCGCAGGCAACACCTATTGGAGAACGGCTACTGAGCGTGTGTAATTCGCCAATCAAAATTGGCGAGACAACTATCGAACTTAAAATCAGTGTGGGCGTGTGTTTCGCGTCGACAACCGGTTACGATGCGGATGCGCTAATCCGCAAGGCCGACGAAGGTATGTATGTTGCCAAAGCGCGCAATAGCGGTAGTGTTTATATATGTGACTAG